In Blautia sp. SC05B48, a single genomic region encodes these proteins:
- a CDS encoding stage V sporulation protein AA, protein MNDTLYLQLDQNIEVTTPHVYLQDIAALSMSDPKILNRLRVMPVIVLDAEKPGRYVMSVSDLLKKIRKLEPSIDISPIGETDFIITYRISTAKGKLFRYIKILFVCLVSFFGAAFSIMTFNNDVDMGSLFNQFYTLVTGKSSSGFTILEISYSIGIGLGVLIFFNHFGQLRLSDDPTPMQVQMRTYEDEVNQTLIEQAARTKNP, encoded by the coding sequence ATGAATGATACTCTTTATCTGCAGCTGGATCAGAACATTGAAGTCACCACCCCACATGTATATCTTCAGGATATTGCTGCACTTTCCATGAGTGATCCCAAAATCCTCAATCGCCTGCGGGTCATGCCTGTAATTGTTCTGGATGCGGAAAAGCCCGGACGCTATGTGATGTCTGTATCAGATCTTCTGAAAAAGATCCGGAAGCTGGAACCCTCCATTGATATTTCTCCCATCGGTGAAACGGATTTTATCATCACCTACCGCATCAGCACCGCTAAGGGGAAGCTTTTCCGGTATATAAAAATCCTTTTTGTATGCCTGGTTTCCTTTTTCGGTGCCGCTTTTTCCATTATGACCTTTAATAATGACGTAGATATGGGCAGCCTTTTTAACCAGTTTTACACTCTTGTCACGGGAAAAAGCTCCTCCGGCTTTACCATTCTGGAGATTTCCTACTCCATCGGGATCGGCCTTGGCGTACTGATCTTCTTTAATCATTTCGGACAGCTGCGGCTAAGCGACGATCCCACGCCTATGCAGGTGCAGATGCGGACCTACGAGGATGAAGTAAATCAGACACTGATCGAACAGGCTGCACGGACAAAAAATCCGTAA
- a CDS encoding SpoVA/SpoVAEb family sporulation membrane protein codes for MDYFNAFWFGGLICALIQILLDKTKLMPGRVMVLLVCSGALLSAVGIYRPLVDFAGAGASVPLIGFGHVLWEGMKKAIEEDGILGLFTGGFTACAAGVSSALIFSYLASLFFRPKMKK; via the coding sequence ATGGACTACTTTAACGCATTCTGGTTCGGCGGCCTTATCTGTGCCCTGATTCAGATCCTTCTGGACAAGACAAAGCTGATGCCTGGCCGTGTGATGGTACTTCTGGTATGCAGCGGCGCCCTGTTAAGTGCCGTTGGCATCTACCGGCCGCTGGTGGATTTTGCAGGTGCCGGGGCCTCCGTCCCGCTGATCGGTTTCGGCCATGTATTATGGGAGGGTATGAAAAAAGCCATTGAAGAAGACGGCATTCTTGGGCTTTTTACAGGAGGCTTCACTGCCTGTGCTGCCGGAGTTTCCTCCGCCCTGATCTTCTCTTATCTGGCCAGTCTCTTCTTCCGTCCAAAAATGAAGAAATAA
- a CDS encoding stage V sporulation protein AD: MSKNLRLGAASIAFSQPLYIESAASIVSQKEADGPLGDLFDLVCEDPMFGCDTWESAESTLQKETATHAISKAKLSSEDIHLMFAGDLLAQTAATCFGSAGLGIPFYGLYGACSTIGEALSLGSLALTAGFGTRVLCATSSHFASAEKEFRFPLGYGNQRPFSATWTVTGSGACILSTSPPGEKAPLRSCKGCAAITGLTAGRVMDYGLRDSMNMGGCMAPAACDTIARSFSDFGRTPSDYDAVFTGDLGIIGQKILLDLLEEQNIRLSPIHKDCGILIYDDPSQDTHAGGSGCGCSAVVLASYILPKIVSGEWKRILFVPTGALLSKVSFNEGDSIPGIAHGVVIEHMEV; the protein is encoded by the coding sequence ATGAGCAAAAATCTCAGACTTGGCGCAGCCAGCATTGCCTTTTCACAGCCTCTGTATATCGAAAGCGCCGCATCCATCGTCAGTCAGAAAGAGGCGGACGGTCCTCTTGGAGATCTTTTTGACCTGGTCTGTGAAGATCCCATGTTTGGCTGTGACACCTGGGAATCTGCGGAAAGCACGCTGCAGAAAGAAACTGCCACTCATGCCATAAGCAAAGCCAAACTGAGCTCCGAAGATATCCATCTGATGTTCGCCGGAGATCTTCTCGCTCAGACAGCAGCCACCTGTTTCGGCTCCGCCGGACTTGGAATTCCCTTTTACGGACTTTACGGCGCCTGCTCTACCATAGGGGAAGCGCTGTCTCTCGGCTCCCTTGCTCTGACCGCCGGATTCGGCACACGGGTCTTATGTGCCACCTCCAGCCATTTCGCAAGTGCGGAAAAAGAATTTCGTTTTCCTCTGGGATACGGGAACCAGCGGCCGTTTTCTGCCACCTGGACAGTAACCGGAAGCGGAGCCTGTATCCTAAGTACATCTCCTCCCGGAGAAAAAGCACCTCTGCGCTCCTGCAAAGGCTGTGCTGCTATCACCGGCCTTACTGCCGGCCGTGTGATGGATTACGGTCTCAGAGATTCCATGAACATGGGAGGCTGTATGGCTCCTGCAGCCTGTGATACCATTGCACGGAGCTTTTCGGATTTCGGTCGGACGCCTTCGGATTATGATGCCGTCTTTACTGGTGATCTGGGAATCATCGGGCAGAAAATTCTCCTGGATCTTCTGGAGGAACAAAATATCCGGCTTTCTCCCATTCATAAAGACTGCGGTATCCTGATCTATGACGATCCTTCTCAGGACACTCACGCAGGAGGAAGCGGCTGCGGCTGTTCTGCTGTAGTCCTTGCCTCCTATATCCTTCCGAAGATTGTATCCGGAGAATGGAAGCGGATCCTTTTTGTACCAACAGGAGCGCTTCTTTCCAAAGTAAGCTTTAACGAAGGTGACAGTATTCCGGGTATTGCCCACGGAGTTGTCATCGAGCATATGGAGGTATGA
- a CDS encoding SpoVA/SpoVAEb family sporulation membrane protein — protein MQNINEKKYEQYVKQLTPTHSLPLNMAKAFLTGGLICLLGQVIVNTAQALGADASDSRTWCSVLLILLSVILTGFGIYPRIGKFGGAGSLVPITGFANSVAASAIEFRAEGQVFGIGCKIFTIAGPVILYGILSAWGLGVIYYILKILEVIS, from the coding sequence ATGCAAAATATCAACGAAAAAAAATATGAACAATATGTCAAGCAGCTTACTCCCACCCACAGTCTGCCGCTGAATATGGCAAAAGCTTTTCTCACAGGCGGACTGATCTGTCTTCTCGGACAGGTTATCGTCAACACAGCGCAGGCTCTCGGTGCAGATGCTTCTGATTCCAGAACCTGGTGTTCTGTCCTTCTCATTCTCTTAAGCGTCATTCTCACAGGCTTTGGTATTTATCCCAGGATCGGCAAATTCGGCGGTGCAGGAAGTCTTGTTCCCATTACCGGGTTTGCCAACTCAGTGGCCGCATCCGCCATTGAGTTTCGGGCAGAAGGACAGGTTTTCGGCATAGGGTGCAAGATCTTTACTATTGCAGGTCCTGTGATCCTCTACGGCATCTTAAGCGCCTGGGGACTGGGTGTGATCTATTATATCCTGAAGATCCTGGAGGTGATATCATGA
- a CDS encoding stage V sporulation protein AB has translation MLQQLILCFIGFCAGIIVAGGVSGLLIGLSIVPRYAGITHTADQIFLYEDLTLLGTVAGTVVTLFPIRIPLGPFFLAVCGVFFGIFLGGWILALAEIAKVFPVFARRLKLSQGLSPVIISIAAGKILGSLFYYAMGWM, from the coding sequence ATGCTTCAACAGCTGATTCTGTGCTTTATCGGTTTCTGTGCCGGGATCATCGTTGCAGGAGGTGTCTCCGGACTGCTGATCGGCCTTTCCATTGTTCCCCGCTATGCAGGTATCACGCATACAGCTGACCAGATTTTTCTTTATGAAGATCTGACACTTCTGGGAACAGTTGCCGGAACCGTCGTCACCCTGTTTCCGATCAGAATTCCGCTGGGACCTTTTTTCCTGGCTGTCTGCGGAGTATTTTTCGGAATTTTCCTGGGCGGCTGGATCCTTGCACTGGCAGAGATCGCAAAAGTCTTTCCCGTCTTTGCCAGACGGCTGAAGCTCTCTCAGGGGCTTTCTCCGGTAATAATTTCCATTGCTGCCGGAAAAATCCTGGGTTCCCTGTTTTATTATGCCATGGGTTGGATGTAA
- a CDS encoding tRNA threonylcarbamoyladenosine dehydratase, whose translation MQDAFSRMELLVGNTGVKKLSRAKIAVFGLGGAGSQVAESLARCGVGSLTLIDHEKITLTNIGSQVLALHSTLGMSKVEAAKKRIRDIDENILVHTYETFYNEETAGMFELRSFDYIVDTMGTLSSKLLLISRAREGRVPVISCLDIGDKIDPSRLEIADISRTTACPAARIIKKELRKQGIRKLKVLYSREQPAKEKLFRRSRTMVKKPAKGNISFVTGTAGYLLAGEVVRDILSAGNISHS comes from the coding sequence ATGCAGGATGCTTTTTCACGTATGGAATTGCTCGTTGGAAATACAGGTGTAAAAAAACTCAGCAGGGCGAAAATTGCAGTATTCGGTCTTGGCGGAGCTGGATCACAGGTGGCAGAGTCACTTGCGCGCTGTGGTGTGGGGAGTCTGACACTGATCGATCATGAAAAGATCACATTGACGAATATCGGAAGCCAGGTGCTGGCACTTCATTCTACTCTGGGGATGAGCAAGGTAGAGGCGGCCAAGAAGAGAATCCGGGATATTGATGAGAATATTTTGGTGCATACCTACGAAACCTTTTATAATGAGGAGACTGCGGGAATGTTTGAGCTGCGTTCCTTTGATTATATTGTGGATACAATGGGAACACTGTCGTCAAAACTGCTTCTGATCAGCAGAGCAAGGGAAGGACGTGTGCCTGTGATCTCCTGCCTGGACATCGGGGATAAGATAGACCCGTCCAGACTTGAGATTGCGGATATCAGCAGAACCACGGCATGTCCGGCAGCCAGGATCATAAAAAAAGAACTGCGTAAACAGGGAATACGTAAACTCAAAGTACTGTATTCCAGAGAACAACCGGCAAAAGAAAAGCTTTTCAGACGGAGCAGAACTATGGTGAAGAAGCCTGCCAAAGGAAATATTTCCTTTGTGACAGGGACTGCGGGATATCTGCTGGCGGGAGAAGTTGTGCGGGATATACTGTCAGCCGGAAACATTTCACACAGCTGA
- the murB gene encoding UDP-N-acetylmuramate dehydrogenase — MNSEIIKKFCDLLGEERVFTGEAMSRHTTFKIGGPADYFLMPDKGTDVGRIVKICKESAIPYFILGNGSNLLVGDGGYRGAVIQIYKNMSAVTVEGTEITVQAGALLSSVAAAAKNAALTGFEFAGGIPGTMGGAVVMNAGAYGGEMKDVLTEVTVMDEEGEIITLPADKLELGYRTSIIKTAGYIVLEAKLQLKKGNPEVIRETMKDLTIRRTTKQPLEYPSAGSTFKRPEGYFAGKLIMDSGLAGYQVGGAQVSEKHCGFVINAGGATARDVRTLMDNVRDIVYKKYGVTLEPEVKFLGDFEA, encoded by the coding sequence GTGAATTCAGAAATCATAAAAAAGTTCTGCGATCTTCTTGGAGAAGAACGCGTTTTTACAGGCGAAGCAATGAGCCGTCATACAACTTTTAAGATCGGAGGTCCGGCGGATTATTTTCTGATGCCGGATAAAGGCACAGATGTGGGACGTATCGTAAAAATCTGTAAAGAAAGTGCAATCCCTTATTTTATCCTCGGAAACGGAAGTAATCTTCTGGTAGGAGACGGCGGTTACCGTGGCGCGGTTATCCAGATCTACAAAAATATGTCTGCCGTTACCGTAGAAGGAACAGAGATCACCGTACAGGCAGGTGCGCTGCTTTCATCGGTGGCAGCAGCAGCAAAAAATGCAGCTCTTACAGGCTTTGAGTTTGCAGGCGGGATCCCGGGAACTATGGGCGGTGCGGTCGTGATGAATGCAGGTGCCTATGGCGGCGAGATGAAGGATGTTCTCACAGAGGTAACTGTGATGGATGAGGAGGGAGAGATCATTACCCTTCCGGCAGATAAACTGGAACTGGGATATCGTACCAGCATCATTAAAACCGCAGGTTATATCGTGCTGGAAGCAAAGCTGCAGCTGAAGAAGGGAAATCCGGAAGTGATCCGTGAGACCATGAAAGATCTGACGATCCGTCGTACCACCAAACAGCCGTTGGAGTATCCCAGTGCTGGAAGTACCTTTAAGAGACCGGAAGGATATTTTGCAGGTAAGCTGATCATGGACAGCGGTCTTGCTGGATATCAGGTAGGCGGTGCACAGGTTTCTGAGAAACACTGTGGCTTTGTGATCAATGCAGGCGGTGCAACTGCAAGGGATGTCCGCACGCTGATGGATAATGTCAGGGATATCGTTTATAAGAAATATGGAGTTACGCTGGAACCGGAGGTGAAGTTCCTGGGTGATTTTGAAGCCTGA
- the rapZ gene encoding RNase adapter RapZ, whose protein sequence is MRFVIVTGVSGAGKTAALKMLEDMGYFCVDNLPIQLLEKFASLLPEMQSENVRNVALGIDARSGSALDELEVVLDRMKQTGYDYEILFMDAEDSVLVKRYKESRRSHPLARTGRVDEGIRLEREKTKFLRKRADYIIDTSHLLTRELRQEIEKIFVDDREFSNIMISVLSFGFKYGIPADADLVFDVRFLPNPYYVDELRPLTGLDDEVFNYVMASDTAKAFADKLEDMIRFLIPNYIKEGKTSLVIGIGCTGGKHRSVTIARELFSRLAKSDEYGIRLEHRDAEKDRLLKK, encoded by the coding sequence ATGCGTTTTGTAATCGTTACAGGAGTGTCAGGAGCAGGAAAAACAGCTGCACTTAAAATGTTGGAGGATATGGGATATTTCTGCGTGGATAATCTTCCAATTCAGCTTCTGGAAAAATTTGCTTCTCTTCTTCCTGAGATGCAGAGTGAAAATGTCAGAAATGTGGCTCTGGGGATCGATGCCAGAAGCGGAAGTGCCCTTGATGAACTGGAAGTAGTTCTGGACCGTATGAAGCAGACAGGGTATGACTACGAGATCCTGTTTATGGATGCTGAGGATTCTGTCCTTGTAAAACGCTATAAAGAATCCAGAAGAAGCCACCCGCTGGCAAGAACAGGGAGAGTGGATGAGGGAATCCGCCTGGAACGTGAGAAAACAAAATTTCTCCGGAAACGTGCGGATTATATCATTGATACCAGCCATCTGCTTACCAGGGAGCTTCGTCAGGAAATCGAAAAGATCTTTGTTGATGACAGAGAGTTCAGCAATATCATGATCTCTGTGCTTTCCTTCGGCTTTAAGTATGGAATCCCGGCAGATGCAGATCTTGTGTTTGATGTCCGATTTCTTCCCAATCCCTATTATGTGGATGAGTTGCGTCCTCTGACAGGCCTTGACGATGAAGTGTTCAATTATGTGATGGCCAGTGATACGGCGAAAGCCTTCGCGGACAAACTGGAGGATATGATCCGCTTTCTGATCCCTAACTACATTAAAGAAGGGAAAACAAGCCTTGTGATCGGTATCGGATGTACAGGGGGAAAACATCGCTCCGTTACTATTGCCAGAGAACTTTTTTCCAGGCTTGCCAAATCGGATGAATATGGTATCCGCCTGGAGCACAGGGATGCGGAGAAGGACAGACTTCTGAAAAAATAA